In the genome of Anaerolineales bacterium, the window TGCTTCCGGGAACGAGAGATCATCCTCGACATCTTCGAGATGTGCTCGGGACAGCGGATGATGACCTCGTACATCCGACCGGGAGGCATCTGGCGCGACCTGCCGAGCGGCTTCGAAGAGGCGGTGCGGCAGTTCCTCAAGATGTTCCCGCGCCGGATCCAGCAGTATGAGTCCATGCTGACCAAGAATCCGCTGTTCATCGACCGCACCAAGAAGATCGGCGTGCTGGACGCCCAGCAGGCGATCCGCCTGGGCGTGACCGGGCCGATGTTGCGCGCCGCCGGCGTCGGGCTGGACCTGCGTAAGGCGCAGCCGTATTCGGGCTACGAGCAGTACGACTTCGAGGTCCCGACGGCGACGGGCGGCGACAACTACGACCGCTACCTGGTCCGGATGGAAGAGATGCGCCAGTCGCTGCGCATTGTCGAGCAGGCCCTCAACCGGCTGCCTGCGGGGCCGTTTATCAGCGCTAACCGCAAGTTCGTGCCGCCACCGCGGGCTGAGCTCGGGACGAGCATGGAGGCCGTGATCCATCACTTCAAGCTGTGGACCGAAGGCTTCTCAGCGCCGAAGGCCAATGTCTTCCTGCCGGTCGAGTCGCCCCGAGGCGTCCTCGGCTGCTACCTGGAGGGAGATGGCGGGCCGAAGCCGTACCGAGTCCATTTCCGTGCCCCGAGCTTCGCCCACCTGCAGGCCCTGCCGGTCATGAGCCGCGGCCACTTCGTGGCCGACCTGGTGGCGATCATCGGCAGCATCGACATCGTTCTCGGAGACGCCGACCGCTAACGGTCGGCCTGCCGACAACGACCGAGGAGCTCATCTTTGCTCAGGGAAAAGTACCCGCAGGAGATCGAGCGAATCCTGGCCATCTACCCGCCAGACCAGCGGCGCTCGGCCGTGATGCCGTTGCTGTACTTGGCTCAACGCGAGAGCGGCTATGTCACTCGCCAGGCGATGGAAGAGGTGGCTGGCCTCATCGGCCTCGAGCCGACACAGGTCGGGTCGCTGGTCGGCTTCTACACGCTTTACCACGACGAGCCGGGCGGAACCTACCGCATCCAGGTGTGCACCGACCTGCCTTGCGCCCTCAGGGGTGCTGAGGCCTTCGCCGAAGATCTCTGCCGCAACCTGGGGATCCGCCTGGGAGAGACGACGGCTGATGGCAGCGTGACGGTCGAGGCCGTCATGTGCCTGGCCGGCTGCGACCGGGCGCCGCTCTTCCAGCTGCAGACCGCCGACGGGATCCACTACCACGAGAACCAGACGGTGCAGTCGGCGCTCGAATTGATCGAGCACCTGCGCCGGGACGGCGGCCGTGGCTGAACGCTTGCTGCTGCGCCACCGGGATCTGCCGGGGCTTGGCGAGCTGCCGGGCTACCAGGCCCACGAGGGTTTCGAGGGCCTGCGCAAAGCAGTCATGACCATGACCCCAGCCCAGGTGATCGATCTAGTGAAGGCCTCGGGCCTGCGCGGAAGGGGCGGCGCCGGCTTCCCCACCGGGGTCAAGTGGAGCTTCCTCTCCCCCGGGGTTTTCCCCCGCTACGTCGTCGCCAATGCCGATGAGTCCGAGCCCGGGACCTTCAAGGATCGCGAGTTGATGGAGCACAACCCCTTCCAATTCCTGGAGGGAGTGGCGATCTGTGCCTATGCGGCCCAGGCTAACCTGGCGTATGTCTACTGCCGAGGGGAATTCTGGGACCTTGCCCACCGGCTTGAGGAGAACCTTGCCGAAATGGGTCGCGCCGGCTTTCTCGGCGCACGCCTCCTCGGCACCGACTACGATCTGGACATCCGGGTCCACCTGGGTGCCGGCGCCTACATTTGCGGCGAGGAAACGGCGCTGCTCGAGTCGCTGGAGGGCAGGCTGGGCCAGCCCAGGCTGCGCCCCCCATTCCCCGCCGCCAAAGGGCTGTATGGCAAGCCGACCGTGGTCAACAACGTCGAGACCCTGGCCAACCTGCCGCTGATCCTGACACGCGGGGCGGAGTGGTACCGGGGCTTTGGGACTGAGAAGAGCCCTGGGACGAAGATCTTCAGCCTCTCCGGGCATGTCGCACGACCTGGCAACTACGAACTCCCGCTCGGGACACCCTTCCGCGAGCTGATCTTCACCTACGGGGGAGGCACGTCCTCGGGGCTCAAGGTCAAGGCGATCATGCCGGCCGGGGCCTCTTCGTCCATCCTGCCTGGGACAGACGAGGTGCTCGACACCCCGATGGACTACGAATCCGTGGCGGCGGCTGGCTCGGCGCTGGGCTCGGCTTCGGTAATCGTGATGGACGAGAGCGTCGATCTAGGCTGGGTGCTCAAGAAGACCAGTGAGTTCTTCAATCACGAGTCGTGCGGCAAGTGCACGCCGTGTCGCGAGGGCACCTATTGGATGCTGCATGCCATCGAACGGCTCGAGCACAACCGCCGATCCGTCGGCGATGTCGCCCTGCTGCGATCGGTGGCGGCCGGGATGCAGGGCAAGTGCCTGTGCGCGCTAGGGGAGTTCTCGGTTGTGCCGGTCGTCACCGGCATCGACCGCTTCCAGGCGGACTTCCGGCCCGACGGGCGGGACGAGCCATGACCGGCGCTCGAGTCAGGCTGACGATTGACGGCACGCCGGTTGAAGTGCCGGTCGGGAGCCTGCTGGTGGATGCCGCCAAGCAGGCCGGGGTCGACGTGCCTGTCTTCTGCTACCACCCGAAGATGGCTCCCGTCGGGATGTGCCGGGTGTGCCTGGTTGAGATCGGCCGCCCGCAGCGCGACCGGGCAACGGGTGAGCTGGTGCGGGATTCGGACGGCCAGCCCGAGTTGTCGTTCAGCGGCAAACTCGAGACGGCCTGCACCACGCCGGTCGAGGAGGGTTGGGTCGTGCACGCCGCCAGCTCGCTGGCGATCGAAGGTCGGCGGCAGATCGTCGAATATCTGCTGACATCGCATCCGCTGGACTGTCCGGTGTGCGACAAGGGTGGCGAGTGTCCGCTGCAGAACCTGACCATGGCCCATGGCCCGGGCAACAGTCGCTTCCTGCTCGATGACAAGATCCGGCTGGACAAGCACGTCCCGCTTGGAGAGCTGATCTTCCTCGACCGCGAACGCTGCATCCAGTGCGCCCGCTGCGTGCGCTTCCAGGAAGAGCTGGTCGACGATCCGGTGATCGGTTTTTTCGAGCGCGGCCGCAAACTGGAGATTGTCACCTTCTCGGAACCCGGCTTCGATTCGTACTTCTCCGGCAATACCACCGACATCTGCCCGGTGGGCGCGCTGACGACGGCCGATTTCCGCTTCGGGGCCCGTCCCTGGGAATTGAAGGCTGCCGCCTCGATCTGCCCCCACTGCCCGGTTGGATGCAACCTGATGATCAACTCGCGACGGGAAGCCAAGAGCGGCGGCGCCCTCGTCGTCAAGCGGGTGATGCCTCGCCAGAACGAAAGCGTCAACGAGACCTGGATCTGCGACAAGGGGCGGTTCGGCTACGCTTTCGCCGACAGCCCCGAGCGCCTGACACGGCCGATGATCCGCAAGGATGGAACCCTGGTCAAGACGACCTGGGACGACGCCTTGGCGGCGGTGGCCGCGGGGTTGCGCTCCGCCGGCAAGGACCTGCTGGGAATTGCCGGCGGCCGCGCCTCAAACGAGGACCTGTTCAACTTCCGCTCCCTAGTGGATCGTCTGGAAGGCCAGTCTGTGCTGGATGAGAGCATGCCTGGCGGCGAGTGGACCGGGCTGGGGCCTGACTCGGATGTGGGCCGCCTGGGGCCGGGCGATGCGGTTGTGGTGGCCGCCTGCGACCTGCATGAGGAGGCCCCGATCTGGTGGCTGCGCTTGAAGCAAGCCGCCGAGCGGGGGGCGACCCTGATCATTGTCAACCTCCGGCCGACACGGCTCGACAAGCACGCCGCCCATAGCTTGCAGCATGCGCTGGGGGAGGCGGGCGAAGTGGTGCGCGCCTTGCAGGACCCCGGCCTGGCGGCCGACGGCAGCCGCCTCCAATTGGCGGCGCAGGCGCTGGCCCTGGCCGAGAATGTGATCGTGTTCTGCGGCCGTGAGGGCCAGACCCGCGCCGAATGCCA includes:
- a CDS encoding NADH-quinone oxidoreductase subunit D (Catalyzes the transfer of electrons from NADH to quinone) — protein: CFREREIILDIFEMCSGQRMMTSYIRPGGIWRDLPSGFEEAVRQFLKMFPRRIQQYESMLTKNPLFIDRTKKIGVLDAQQAIRLGVTGPMLRAAGVGLDLRKAQPYSGYEQYDFEVPTATGGDNYDRYLVRMEEMRQSLRIVEQALNRLPAGPFISANRKFVPPPRAELGTSMEAVIHHFKLWTEGFSAPKANVFLPVESPRGVLGCYLEGDGGPKPYRVHFRAPSFAHLQALPVMSRGHFVADLVAIIGSIDIVLGDADR
- the nuoF gene encoding NADH-quinone oxidoreductase subunit NuoF; this translates as MAERLLLRHRDLPGLGELPGYQAHEGFEGLRKAVMTMTPAQVIDLVKASGLRGRGGAGFPTGVKWSFLSPGVFPRYVVANADESEPGTFKDRELMEHNPFQFLEGVAICAYAAQANLAYVYCRGEFWDLAHRLEENLAEMGRAGFLGARLLGTDYDLDIRVHLGAGAYICGEETALLESLEGRLGQPRLRPPFPAAKGLYGKPTVVNNVETLANLPLILTRGAEWYRGFGTEKSPGTKIFSLSGHVARPGNYELPLGTPFRELIFTYGGGTSSGLKVKAIMPAGASSSILPGTDEVLDTPMDYESVAAAGSALGSASVIVMDESVDLGWVLKKTSEFFNHESCGKCTPCREGTYWMLHAIERLEHNRRSVGDVALLRSVAAGMQGKCLCALGEFSVVPVVTGIDRFQADFRPDGRDEP
- the nuoE gene encoding NADH-quinone oxidoreductase subunit NuoE translates to MLREKYPQEIERILAIYPPDQRRSAVMPLLYLAQRESGYVTRQAMEEVAGLIGLEPTQVGSLVGFYTLYHDEPGGTYRIQVCTDLPCALRGAEAFAEDLCRNLGIRLGETTADGSVTVEAVMCLAGCDRAPLFQLQTADGIHYHENQTVQSALELIEHLRRDGGRG
- the nuoG gene encoding NADH-quinone oxidoreductase subunit NuoG, which codes for MTGARVRLTIDGTPVEVPVGSLLVDAAKQAGVDVPVFCYHPKMAPVGMCRVCLVEIGRPQRDRATGELVRDSDGQPELSFSGKLETACTTPVEEGWVVHAASSLAIEGRRQIVEYLLTSHPLDCPVCDKGGECPLQNLTMAHGPGNSRFLLDDKIRLDKHVPLGELIFLDRERCIQCARCVRFQEELVDDPVIGFFERGRKLEIVTFSEPGFDSYFSGNTTDICPVGALTTADFRFGARPWELKAAASICPHCPVGCNLMINSRREAKSGGALVVKRVMPRQNESVNETWICDKGRFGYAFADSPERLTRPMIRKDGTLVKTTWDDALAAVAAGLRSAGKDLLGIAGGRASNEDLFNFRSLVDRLEGQSVLDESMPGGEWTGLGPDSDVGRLGPGDAVVVAACDLHEEAPIWWLRLKQAAERGATLIIVNLRPTRLDKHAAHSLQHALGEAGEVVRALQDPGLAADGSRLQLAAQALALAENVIVFCGREGQTRAECQALLGAWARWLVRSGRSGKTNNGLVAVWPRSNTQGAWDLGLRPAPEGLQPALRDKRFAYVMACDPVGDDPKLAPAFRQLDFVVVQELFLTATASLADVVLPAQSFLEREGSLTSGERRAQRFYPVVPPTGDTRPDWLMVANVGEALGVPLERRSAAAVMMAIGAALPDFAGVTYQAMAQSAEQWPPVGGADLYFGGTAYKNRQGLGVLLPRRLAAEHLPGDSPAPLSPGSQARGLTLVPIARLYDQGTTLRPSTLLQGRMATPSLELNPEDAARLGLSDGATLGLAWEGGTEEIPVRVSAAVPLGLALVPRSVGLKLDEPIAANLPQAEARV